Genomic window (Salinibacterium sp. M195):
GCCTCGTGCCCGAGTAACATCTCCAGCACATAATCACGCTCGTCGCTCGTACGGGCTACCGGCCGAAATACTCCGAGTCGTTTTGCTTCACGACTGAGCGTGTCAAGGAGACCGAGGGCGATGGTGGACTTGCCAGCATGGCCCTCAATGGAAGTGATGTAGATGTTCTGCGCCACGACTTCAGCCTACGCCGACGAGGCGAACCGACGCTGCCGAAACTGCCTGAGGAAGCCCGTTTCGCTCAGCCCGCCGCCCACTACCGCAGGTCGCGCATTCGAGCGGCAACCCCGCGCTCCCCGCTGGAACGCCGTTCAGTCGAAACTGCGAGCACCAGAAGAACGGCGCCAGCACTTGCGAGAGTGATCCACCAAGTCGCCGCGTCGATCGTTGTTCCTATTTGCGCGGCGAAGACTACGACGTTCTCAACGGCAAGCGTGACGATTCCAAGCACGAATGGCGCGGCAAGCTGCAGGCGATTACCGAGCAAAATGCTGACCAACGCCAGCCCGATTACCAGGATGGCTCGCCACGTCTGCGGGTCAGTGCCTGTGGAGAGCACTGACGTGCCGAGCATGACGAGAATTCCTGGCGCGAGCAGCCTCCATGATCCACGCTGGCCTTGCGGCCACGAGTAGAGGGTTGGCTTTGTCTCACCGATGTTGCGCCAGCCGATGATGCCCACAGCAAGGAGTGCAGCGCCAAGGGTGAGAGAGAACGGCTCCACCCGGAAGATCGAGTGCTCGCTCCAGCCGGCGATGCCCGCAATCGTCGCGAAGAGGAACGTGAGCCACACTGGCGGTAACGAGGTCAGTCGGTGACGAGCGCGCAGCGCGCTGACGATCATGAACCCAAGCACAATGACCATGACAAGAAGCAGCGTTATGGGGAAGACCGGCCCGTGCCTAAACGCTGAGACCGGAGCCAGCACAAAGTAGGCAAGCGCCGGAAGAGCGAGAAGCCGCGAGCGTGCAAGTCGTGGGGAGGAAACGAGCATTGTTGCTGCTGCAGCGGCAAGCACCGTTGCGACGAGTCCGAAGATAAGCACCGGGATCATGACCGCTTGGGGGTCTGCGAGTTGCGCATCATCTGCGCCCGCGCCATAACGAATCGCTTGAACGAGGCCGGCGCTTGATGCTCCGAGCCCGACCAAGATCGTAGTCACGCGCAAACGGCGCAGGCTCGCATGCCGAGAAGGGTCCGGGATGAGCGCAAGCAACGATCCCGCAAGAAGCAGCGAGGCCGAGGCCAAAATAATGGCGATCGTTCGCCACTCGATGGAGTCTTCCGCAGGACCGTTTCCGGCGACAATGAGCACAAGGAGCGGGGCGGCAACTGCCACGGCTAGTCCGCCAGCGTAGAGACCGAGACCACGTCGACCGCGCCAGACGGCAACGAGGCCGATGAGGGCCGCAACGAGTGCTGGTGGCAGCACATAGGCGTCGAGCAGGGCAATCTCGTTGAGAGCAAGGAGAGACCACAGCGCACCCGTGAAGCTGAAGTACGCAACGATCCAGGCGTAGCGACGCTTGAGGAACTGTCCCGTTGCCACAGCGCCGATTCCGATAATTCCGAGTACGAGGAAGGTCGTGCCGAAATCAGTTGCCGTTCGCACGAGGGTGAGCACGACGGCGAGAGCACCGGTGATGAGCGCAGATACTTCGAGCGCGAGACGTACGCCGCGAGTTTCCGCTTCGGTGTGGCCGAGCTTGCGCAAGCTGCGGCCGACAAACTCAGTGGTGGGCAGCACGAGTGCGACAAGCGTTGCGGTGATGGGCAGGGTAAATGGCGAGGTACTTTGTTCGACGAACTGGGGAACGACCGAAATGATCACCACCGTGACAGTTGGCACGAGCAGACCTGCCGCCCCGACGCGCACCACCGGGCGCGCCCCCGGTCGGTGAATAACGACGAGAACGAGAGCGAGCACAAACGCCGTTGCCGCGGAGAGCCCAACCCAGCCGCTGATCTCAGAGAAAAGCATTCCAATGCTAAGGGCGAAGGGAATCGCCGCAACCACGAGCGCTGCAGCCCAGAAGCGCACCGGAACGGCGCGGAGCACAGTGAGAACAATCGCCACGACGAGGCCTAGGGTCGCCGTCAAGCCGATGACAGTCGGTGGCCACGACAGCACAGTGAATTCCGCGAGGAAGAACGCGAAGACCCCGAGGGCATAGACGAATCCGGCGGCCGCGTGAAGCGGCTGAATCGAGCGGCGCACAGCACCAGTGAGCACACCGATTGCCGCAACGACGCCGAGCCCGCCAACCACCACAAGAACTCTGTCTGGGGTCGTCATGATCGCACCGAGCACTATGAGAACGTGAGCGAATACGAAAGTTGCCCGAGTGACACCGGTGGTTTCGCCAGACGCACGCCTGAGCGCGACTGTCACGACGCTGAGCGCAACGCCCGCTCCGAGAGCGAGGGCAACTCGAGTCACGTCACTGAGCTCACTCCACGTGGCGAAGCCGACAAGCCCCGCGAGCGCGACCGCGAGAGCAAGAAGGCCGAGAGAGCGGATCTTGCGAGCAATGGCGGCGATGACG
Coding sequences:
- a CDS encoding SCO7613 C-terminal domain-containing membrane protein, whose amino-acid sequence is MNKTWSDDAVRGLQAWGKCPRCDLAQVHEGICTHCRADLRNETAVELADASKAAVAALEHRQSILDRIPTAALPHDVAVSAPAVSGAATPTPTPTSSSRSTISVQSVLAVAGAGLFAVAAIVFTFFNPDLTDTGTRTTAIAIITLVFITAAWLLARANLQFSAEAVGALGMVFVILDIWAIATQTPAPLGGYGAAAIATLLISGLFVILATVRRMRAWLWVGLVGIAITPALVGYAIDTPWSVVLGHLGVGFAALLVQELAQTLGRRFESTLRVDHASATGLQMLSLIVVLSTVIGLPSGDTRAWILGISAVIAGLAVMAVLSTRNALPQLWSLVAGVLVAVSLTILPFAAVVDDPERLLALLPAVAVGGLALLATASRAAFAPRVDRIALLTGVAIVVVLASIPTALVVLGQAFTAPARLVPSLLGGAATLGMLALAVGLVIAAIARKIRSLGLLALAVALAGLVGFATWSELSDVTRVALALGAGVALSVVTVALRRASGETTGVTRATFVFAHVLIVLGAIMTTPDRVLVVVGGLGVVAAIGVLTGAVRRSIQPLHAAAGFVYALGVFAFFLAEFTVLSWPPTVIGLTATLGLVVAIVLTVLRAVPVRFWAAALVVAAIPFALSIGMLFSEISGWVGLSAATAFVLALVLVVIHRPGARPVVRVGAAGLLVPTVTVVIISVVPQFVEQSTSPFTLPITATLVALVLPTTEFVGRSLRKLGHTEAETRGVRLALEVSALITGALAVVLTLVRTATDFGTTFLVLGIIGIGAVATGQFLKRRYAWIVAYFSFTGALWSLLALNEIALLDAYVLPPALVAALIGLVAVWRGRRGLGLYAGGLAVAVAAPLLVLIVAGNGPAEDSIEWRTIAIILASASLLLAGSLLALIPDPSRHASLRRLRVTTILVGLGASSAGLVQAIRYGAGADDAQLADPQAVMIPVLIFGLVATVLAAAAATMLVSSPRLARSRLLALPALAYFVLAPVSAFRHGPVFPITLLLVMVIVLGFMIVSALRARHRLTSLPPVWLTFLFATIAGIAGWSEHSIFRVEPFSLTLGAALLAVGIIGWRNIGETKPTLYSWPQGQRGSWRLLAPGILVMLGTSVLSTGTDPQTWRAILVIGLALVSILLGNRLQLAAPFVLGIVTLAVENVVVFAAQIGTTIDAATWWITLASAGAVLLVLAVSTERRSSGERGVAARMRDLR